One bacterium genomic window carries:
- the thyA gene encoding thymidylate synthase, which yields MLHPEQQYLNLLKDILENGVLKHDHNTGIGLVSVFGRQIRFDLSKGFPLLTTKKVPWNSILHELYWFMSGQTNIKYLVDNKVPIWNDYPYKIYKKKSDKGELPILSLEEFVDKIKTDDEFAKEHGELPHIYGEQWRAWTASDDGRKIDQLAWVINTLKNYPERKHAILSAWNPTYLYAMARPGEALSFPLCHILFHFNVAGNKLSCQLYQRSADMFLGVPFNIASYSALTMIVAKICGYEPGEFVHTFGDAHIYENHIEQVKEQITREPKPFPRLVINDEVKSLETFKPELVTLENYDSHPRLKGEMTVAGGFDEKDRTASKS from the coding sequence ATGCTTCACCCCGAACAACAATATTTAAATCTTCTCAAGGACATCTTAGAAAACGGTGTCTTAAAGCACGACCACAATACCGGCATAGGGCTTGTGAGCGTCTTTGGAAGGCAAATCAGGTTTGACTTGTCAAAGGGTTTTCCTCTTTTGACAACCAAAAAAGTACCATGGAACAGCATCCTTCACGAGCTTTACTGGTTTATGTCGGGGCAGACAAATATAAAATATTTGGTGGATAATAAAGTGCCGATATGGAACGATTATCCTTACAAAATTTACAAGAAAAAATCGGACAAAGGCGAACTGCCGATTCTTTCTCTTGAAGAATTTGTTGATAAGATAAAAACCGACGATGAGTTTGCCAAAGAACACGGCGAGCTACCTCACATATACGGAGAGCAGTGGAGGGCATGGACGGCGAGCGATGATGGAAGGAAAATAGACCAGCTTGCATGGGTTATAAACACTCTGAAGAATTATCCGGAACGCAAGCACGCCATTCTTTCCGCTTGGAATCCGACTTATCTTTACGCCATGGCCCGACCGGGCGAAGCGCTTTCTTTTCCGCTTTGCCACATTCTTTTTCATTTTAACGTTGCCGGCAATAAATTGTCCTGCCAACTTTATCAGCGAAGCGCGGATATGTTTCTCGGGGTCCCATTCAATATCGCAAGTTATTCCGCTTTAACTATGATCGTGGCGAAAATATGCGGATATGAACCCGGAGAATTTGTCCACACTTTCGGCGATGCTCATATTTACGAAAACCATATTGAACAGGTGAAAGAGCAGATAACTCGGGAGCCAAAACCTTTCCCTCGTCTTGTCATAAACGATGAAGTGAAAAGCTTGGAAACATTCAAGCCCGAATTAGTAACTCTTGAAAACTATGACTCTCACCCGCGCCTAAAAGGAGAGATGACAGTTGCCGGAGGGTTTG
- the dcd gene encoding dCTP deaminase: MFLSDTDIKKAVKEKHITLRPFDVGKLQPASYDITLAGKFIVTDSHTTTFIDPVNKVFPKTREVNIKDGDAFVLHPGVSLLGYSKEYFGSDHYLIEVNGKSSLARIGLLVHNSAALINPGHFLNVALELCNLNNVPIILRPGMSIAQLTFSPLSSQTEQNYRETGRYNGNNRVGYIPPRIISSRKKK; the protein is encoded by the coding sequence ATGTTTTTATCAGATACCGACATCAAAAAAGCCGTCAAGGAAAAGCACATTACGCTTAGGCCTTTTGACGTTGGGAAGCTTCAGCCGGCAAGCTATGACATTACTCTGGCGGGCAAATTTATCGTTACCGACTCGCATACCACCACTTTTATTGACCCTGTTAACAAGGTCTTCCCTAAGACCCGCGAAGTCAATATCAAAGACGGCGACGCTTTCGTGCTTCATCCGGGCGTTTCTCTTCTCGGCTATTCCAAAGAATATTTCGGTTCTGACCACTATCTTATTGAAGTAAACGGCAAGTCGTCTCTGGCTCGCATCGGTCTTTTGGTCCACAATTCGGCCGCCCTTATAAACCCCGGACACTTCCTAAATGTCGCGCTTGAACTTTGCAACCTAAACAATGTGCCGATAATACTTCGCCCCGGCATGTCCATCGCCCAGCTCACATTCTCGCCACTCTCAAGCCAAACCGAGCAAAATTATCGCGAGACGGGGCGGTATAACGGCAACAACAGGGTTGGATATATCCCGCCGAGAATCATTTCTTCTCGGAAGAAGAAATGA